One segment of Hippopotamus amphibius kiboko isolate mHipAmp2 chromosome 2, mHipAmp2.hap2, whole genome shotgun sequence DNA contains the following:
- the ADAMDEC1 gene encoding ADAM DEC1, whose protein sequence is MSLVLFSTLWLIVQTQAIAIKQMPELEPYEVVRPKKLHILHKREIQNNQTEMHGKEERYEPELQYQMILNGEEVILCLQKAEHLLGPDYTETYYSPRGEEITTSPQNVEHCYYKGYILSEKHSVASISTCDGLRGYFTYHDQRYMIKPLKSTDQEEHAVLTYNQEELDPANHTCGVRNVGRKQGLIRTSRSLKSPEKEDFLQAEKYIDLFLVLDNAFYKMHNRNITLIRSFVFDVINLLNVIYNTIDIQVALVGMEIWTDDDKIKVVPTTSVTFNNFLNWHRFNLRKMKIHDHAQLLSGVGFENRITGLAASNSLCSPASVAVIEGKKKNAVSLVAVMSHELGHVLGMPDVPYNTKCPSGSCVMNEYLSSKFPKDFSTVSRSHFRKYILSQKPRCLLESLVPKNMTKPVCGNKLLEVGEDCDCGSPKECTNPCCEAMTCMLKPEADCGKNSKP, encoded by the exons CAATAGCCATAAAGCAAATGCCTGAATTAGAGCCCTATGAAGTAGTTCGTCCTAAAAAACTACACATTTTACACAAAAGAGAGATACAGAACAACCAGACAGAGATGCATGGCAAAGAG gaaaGATATGAACCTGAACTTCAGTATCAGATGATATTAAATGGAGAAGAAGTCATTCTTTGCCTACAAAAAGCCGA GCATCTCTTGGGGCCAGACTACACAGAAACATATTACTCACCAAGAGGAGAGGAAATCACCACAAGCCCTCAGAACGTG GAACACTGCTACTATAAAGGATACATCCTAAGTGAAAAGCATTCTGTTGCCAGCATTAGTACTTGTGATGGGTTGAG GGGATACTTCACATACCACGATCAGAGATACATGATAAAGCCTCTAAAAAGCACAGACCAAGAAGAACACGCCGTCCTCACATACAACCAGGAGGAGCTGGACCCAGCTAATCACACCTGTGGTGTAAGAAATGTTGGCAGGAAACAAGGCCTTATTCGAACCTCAAGGTCACTCAAAAGTCCAGAG AAAGAAGACTTTCTTCAGGCTGAGAAATACATTGATCTCTTTTTGGTGCTGGATAATGCCTTT TATAAAATGCATAATAGGAATATAACTTTGATAAGAAGCTTTGTGTTTGATGTGATAAACCTACTCAATGTG ATTTATAATACCATAGATATTCAAGTGGCCTTGGTAGGTATGGAAATCTGGACTGATGATGATAAGATAAAGGTGGTACCCACCACAAGCGTCACCTTTAACAACTTTCTGAATTGGCATCGGTTTAACCTGAGGAAAATGAAGATCCATGACCACGCTCAGCTACTCAG TGGAGTTGGCTTCGAAAACCGAATTACAGGACTGGCAGCCTCAAATTCCTTGTGCTCCCCAGCGTCTGTTGCTGTTATTGAG ggTAAGAAAAAGAATGCTGTGTCTCTTGTAGCAGTGATGTCACATGAGTTGGGTCACGTCCTCGGTATGCCTGATGTTCCATATAACACCAAGTGTCCCTCTGGGAGTTGTGTGATGAATGAATATCTGAG TTCAAAATTCCCAAAGGATTTCAGTACAGTCAGTCGCTCgcattttagaaaatacattttatctcAAAAACCAAGATGCTTGCTGGAATCACTGGTTCCTAAAAATATGACAAAACCGGTGTGCGGGAACAAACTTCTGGAAGTAGGAGAAGACTGTGATTGTGGCTCTCCTAAG GAATGTACCAATCCTTGCTGTGAGGCCATGACCTGTATGTTAAAACCTGAAGCTGATTGTGGAAAAAACAGTAAACCATAA